TCGCGACGGGAAACTCGCGGGGCATCTTGAGGATGAATACCGCCTGATCGCTGACGCACTGGCCGCCGATGACCGATGAGGCTCAAGTCTCGCGACCTTTCCCATGTCCACGATGCCGTCGATCAACACGCCCGTCCTGCTCGTCGGCAGCCACGGCATGCTCGCCGCTGCGATGCGTCGATCGCTGTCGCGTCGCAAGGTCACCGACATCCACTTCGTCGATCGCGATGAGTGCGATGTCACCTCGGACAACGACGTCGCGGCCACGTTCGATCGCGTCCGGCCGAAGCTGGTCATCAACTGCTCCGCCTACACCGCCGTCGACAAGGCCGAGGTCGAGGAGGAAATCGCTACCCAGCTCAACGGCGCGGCTGTCGGACGCATGGCGGCCGTGTGTCGAGAGCACGGTGCGACGTTCGTCCACTTCGGCACCGACTTCGTCTTCGATGGCCAAGCTGACACGCCCTACGGCGAGACCGACGAGCCCGCCCCAGTCAGCGCGTACGGCCGGAGCAAGCTGGCTGGTGACAAGGCGCTCTTCGACAGTGGCGGCGACGATTGGTTGCTGCTCCGCACAGCGTGGCTCTACGGCCCGTGGGCAGGTCGGCCTTTCCCCAAGGTCATGGTCGACGCCGCCAAAGCTGGCAAGCCACTCCGCGTCGTCAGCGACCAGCACGGCAGCCCGACGCTCACGATCGACCTCGCCGAGACGGCACTCGACCTCCTCGCCGGTGGCCACCGTGGCCTGTTCCACGTCACCGGCGGCGGGCGGACGACGTGGTTCGACTTCACGCGCGAGATCCTGCAGCAGTTCAAGGTCACGCCCAAGAGCCTCGACCCCGTCACCGCCGCCGACTGGGCGGCGATGCGACCCGACTCCGCGACGCGCCCGGCGTTCAGCGTCCTCGACACCTCAAAAGTCGAAGCCGCGCTCGGACGTTCGATGCGCGATTGGAAGATCGCACTTCAGGACTATCGGGACCTGGTCGCAGCGGAACCGTGATTCCGGGTGGATGCATGTCTCTTTCGACACGTCACGACCCCGATGGTCTTGGTTAGCGGTGAGCGAACTTGCGAACATCGATCTGAAATCGATTGAGTTGTGTCGCGTCATAACCTCGGTGTGCCTCGTTACCAACCGCACGAGTCTGTCGAGTGCGCCGTGTGCCAGCGCGAGGTCCCCGGTCGGCTCATCACGCTGCACCACCTCAAGCCCAAGAGCCGCGGCGGTGGAGCCGACGTGCGTGTGCCGACGTGCAAGACCTGCCACAAGCAGATTCACGCCAGCTTCAGCAACAAAGAACTCGACGACGGCTTCGACAGCGTCGGAGCCCTCCGCCAGTCGCCACGACTGAAGGGGTTTCTGTCCTGGGTCCGCAAGCAAAAGCCCGATCGGACGTTCTCGGTCGCTCAGGACTCGCGGCGCCCTGCGAAGAAGCGCATCCGCCTCGCCGCGAGGCGCGGATCGCGATAGACGGAAATCGCACCCTTCCGTCATCCCGAGCGAGCGCAGGGAGTCGAGGGACCTCGTCTTGCACTCTGAGCCGAGCCGGGCGAGGTGCCTCGGCTGCGCTCGGAATGACGGATGGGACGTCACCGCGCTGCCGACGCCAACCGCGCGATAAACGACTCGCAGCCACGGGCGGCGTCGGAAGCGCCGGTCTTAACGCGGTAGTCCAGTTCGGCCAACGCGTCGGTCGCCTTGGAGAGCCGCGACTTGCCCACGGCCGACGCCGATCG
This genomic window from Planctomycetota bacterium contains:
- a CDS encoding HNH endonuclease; translated protein: MCQREVPGRLITLHHLKPKSRGGGADVRVPTCKTCHKQIHASFSNKELDDGFDSVGALRQSPRLKGFLSWVRKQKPDRTFSVAQDSRRPAKKRIRLAARRGSR
- the rfbD gene encoding dTDP-4-dehydrorhamnose reductase; the encoded protein is MSTMPSINTPVLLVGSHGMLAAAMRRSLSRRKVTDIHFVDRDECDVTSDNDVAATFDRVRPKLVINCSAYTAVDKAEVEEEIATQLNGAAVGRMAAVCREHGATFVHFGTDFVFDGQADTPYGETDEPAPVSAYGRSKLAGDKALFDSGGDDWLLLRTAWLYGPWAGRPFPKVMVDAAKAGKPLRVVSDQHGSPTLTIDLAETALDLLAGGHRGLFHVTGGGRTTWFDFTREILQQFKVTPKSLDPVTAADWAAMRPDSATRPAFSVLDTSKVEAALGRSMRDWKIALQDYRDLVAAEP